DNA from Bacteroidales bacterium:
TATTTTGACATATATTATCTGTATCTATCAATATAAATGAATTACCTTTTTTGTTTCAAAAAACTCTTCATCAAAGATTTGCGAAAGTTCAAAAATCTTGTATTTCTTATTGGTATGTGCTATTTCTTCTAAAACATCTCCTCCTTTAATATAAAGTATTCCATTACGGAGCTTGTTTTTTTGCTTTTTAGAAATATTATGTTCTACCCAAGGAAGAAAATCGGGTAAATTGGTAACGGCACGACTAACAATAAAATCAAAACGAATCTTTTTTACATTCTCAGCTCGTTTTTGCTCTGCTCTTACATTTTTTAGTCCAAGCTGATTAATTACATCTTGTACAACTTTTATCTTTTTACCAATGGTATCTATCAAATAGAAATTAGTTTCTGGAAACAAAATGGCTAAGGGGATTCCGGGAAATCCACCACCGGTTCCAACATCCATAATTGTAGTGCCGGGAACAAATTTTATAACTTTCGCTATTGACAAAGAATGTAAAAAATGGCG
Protein-coding regions in this window:
- the rsmG gene encoding 16S rRNA (guanine(527)-N(7))-methyltransferase RsmG, which encodes MELITKYFPNLSPLQLNQFKKAKELYLDWNSKINLISRNDMDNLVERHFLHSLSIAKVIKFVPGTTIMDVGTGGGFPGIPLAILFPETNFYLIDTIGKKIKVVQDVINQLGLKNVRAEQKRAENVKKIRFDFIVSRAVTNLPDFLPWVEHNISKKQKNKLRNGILYIKGGDVLEEIAHTNKKYKIFELSQIFDEEFFETKKVIHLY